CTAGCAAGCCCGCCTGATTGCCCTCCGAAGGGATCGCGAGTTCTTCCGCAAGAGCAGTCCGGTCACCTGGCTCAATCAGATTTTTGAGCGAGATCTCCGCGGTATTCGCACCGCACTTCATTTCCGCGATGGTGCCCCGCGCGCCGCGCTCCAATGGATCCGGCGGTCAGCCCTTCGGCAGGGCGCGCTTTTCGGTCGTCTGCTTCCGATAACCCGACGCCCCCCGGAACCCGCACGCCGCTGAGCGATCAAAAACCTTGCAAAGGTACCCGGATGACCCGAGGCCAGGTCGGGCCCAGCCGCTCATCCGGAGTGCGTGCGCCCCGCAAGCTCCGGGGCGCCAGTTCGGTTGGCGGCTGTCCTCTGGTTCGCCTCGCCTCGCGGTCGGACGCAGACCGTTTAGGAGGAGGTGAAGCCTATGTTCAAGTCCATCAAGCATTGGCAGGATCCGGTGAATTTCATTCTCGGGTTGTGGCTGATCGCCTCCCCCTGGGTTCTTGGACATCGGGCGGAAGCGAGCCCGACCTGGAACGCGGTGATTTTGGGGATCGCCGTCGCGGTGATCGCCCTGATCGCGTTCTTCCGGGTCATGGCCTGGGAGGAATGGCTCAATGCCGCGTTCGGGGTCTGGCTCGCGATCTCTCCCTGGGTCCTTGGCTTTAGCGCGCTCGCCTCGGCGACCGCCAACGCCGTCATCGTCGGCGTAGTCGTCGCAGTGCTCGCGCTGTGGACGCTGGGGACCGACAAGGACATCGGGGGTTGGTGGAGCCCGGCCACCTAGAACAACCTGCACCGGCGCGCGGGGGTATTCCGATCGGCAGGGAGTATCCCCGCTGTTTTCTTCGTTTTCTCGATTCGGGGCTCTGCGGACTGGCACGGTCCGCGTAACGAGCGCCCTGCAGTTCGGCGCAGGGCGGGCGCGAACGGCCTGAGCTTCCGAACCCGG
This window of the Burkholderiales bacterium genome carries:
- a CDS encoding SPW repeat protein, which translates into the protein MFKSIKHWQDPVNFILGLWLIASPWVLGHRAEASPTWNAVILGIAVAVIALIAFFRVMAWEEWLNAAFGVWLAISPWVLGFSALASATANAVIVGVVVAVLALWTLGTDKDIGGWWSPAT